The following nucleotide sequence is from Apium graveolens cultivar Ventura chromosome 4, ASM990537v1, whole genome shotgun sequence.
TTGTTctacttctgcttccttctgcacttcttcttcagccaaaGCTTCTTCTTCGGAAACTTGAGAGTGTTCGgaatttgcaaccttcccagacctcaatgtaattactttaacctgctccttagcttccctctttccttgCACTTCaatgtcactagggagtgtaccaggttgacgatttagcaaggcattgtcaatttgtccaatttaattctccaaggtcttgatagaaaccgcttgactcttgcacatgatcctcaactcctccaattcagataATTCATTAGACTGTtacagctggagttgttgtcttggtgcatattatggttgctgaaaaccaagagggttgtattgctttactgcatactgctgataaggctgatagaccgcattctgagtattactccagctgaagttaggatgattgcggttgttgggatgataggttaATGGAACAGGCTGCCGCGACCTctaaaagttgctcacgaactgagctgattcactagaaatatcccactgctccgtctcatgggcactagtacaaagctcacagacactagtgatctgattaactccataattagccaaagtatccaccttcatcgtcaaaaccttaagctgagcagctatagcagtagctgtatctAACTCCGGAATTCCTATTACCTTGCcctgaggtagtctctgagtaggattctggtattcattagcagccatcaattcgattaattcataagcttcatcatagcttttagcccacgaggctcctcctgatgctgcaacaagcatgggtctagaagtagcaaCCAAACCATTAGagaagcagttaatgatcatccaatcaggcatcccatgatgtgGGCACTTCCTAAGCTCATTAtagcgatcccaagcctcacataaagattctccatattgttgagcaaattgagtaagtgcgttTCTGATCGCcacagtcttcgccataggaaagaatttagttaagaatttttaagcaagatcctcccatttggtgatagaccctggtggtagagaatgtaaccaacacttaaCTTTATCcatcagagagaatgggaaaagcctcaacttaatagcatcttcagaaactccattgaacttaaaagtgtcgcaaatcttgatgaaatctctgatgtgcatgttggggtcttcagtcggagaacccccaaactgaactgaattttgtatcatctgaatcatgctcgacttgatctcaaaggtattagccgagatggctggtcggacaatgctagactgaatatcattaatcatcggttgagagtaatccatcaaagccttcagatttgCTTTTGGTTCTCCCACTGCAATAAgtgcttcttcttcaactttctcctcgacaagaacttcttcaaaaacttcacgctactacaacttcttcctcagcttgatccagtgttctcttatgaGACCGAGAATACGTATGCAGAcatgctcgctagagtacctgaaacaggacaaggaaataagtaagtaacaatgtctgagtcaatgaactttaacgactaCTGATGACAaacatataaattaaaaattagccccaagtccccggcagcagcgccaaaaacttgttaagaTGAAAACACatgctaatattcatgcaagtatacgcgttaaCAAGTAATACAGatttatttctagttcattcccacagagacttgttaaggttaatttcaatcaatacacttatgcaataatggtatggttattatccaatgctaagacgattaacaaattgagattttttataactatgattaactaagagattatactaaagaacattaactaagagatttaaaaggattgattactatatgacacaaacatgggattctaacttcattactacttcattcaatagcttctttattcttaaccttaacatgcaatggtgatgacactaatcagataacacaaaactgataaatgccaacttttgttgtacgaataccatactaccagacatccacaaaagagatagaagctgaatagacaccaattatattgagaccctatatgtctatagaatttgacaacataaaggtttaatgcacaagttatctatcgtgattatatagggcaagtaagatggttaaaattacctatgaattaTCCATAtcaaatatatgaacctatgctagcatggaaatttctaaacctctaaattcactttcgcttcattagagattaacacaccatcttataagttcgcgacactcataagatgaataagcacaaccaatactaggctatcatacaatcaccacacactaagacatcgaaacaaattaactaaagaaatccataagtaaattcgctagaaccccacgataatgattagcccataatcggactcatcatcaacgtgggttccgatgaaagcatggtataataaacgtagtctttatactgaatgaataataaaaccaagtatgtTACACAAGAGTATAcattcacaaataagaaaactagcatccaaagttacaacttaaaacatagaatcacaagaataaactagatcctcttcgccttggttgaattgtgctatacggtcttcttacgccttctccttaaactTTATTACGTCTTGTCATGAAAAATGatcataagttatgtttatatagcaacccatgcagattagaagttCAGCTGATCAAAATTAGAGTACATTCAGGATTCTATGATCCCGACCTGGCGCTGCCGCGTGCTTCACCTGCGTGGGCGCGCTGCAAATCTGCATCCCGGCGCGAGCGCACGCTGACCTTCTGCAATatcttctttttcttattttcttggcTGGTTTGAGTTGACGATCCATGAGGTTTTATTaaagacaccatcctaacacccaTTGAGCATGATAATGCCAAATCACCTGAATCCCTGATATAAGcatgaaatgcaaaaacactataaaacacatcaaaaacacaaataacttgagtacaaaacatcaatttaagcctttatagagcatcccaagtggacataaatgccacttaataCCTTCCTGTGGTTGCATTACAGGAAGGAGTTATTCAATAGAGTACCTGTAACAAATTGGTTGGTAATAATAATCTCCTTCTTCCTAACGAACTTTCCCAAATAACCATGGTTAAGTCTCATCCAAGACATCTTTCCTATTTAGGGCCACCCTAAGATCCTTCACAGGTAAGGGACTAGCTCATATAGAATCATTTACAGTCTCTTTTTCATCAATAGGGCGCGCCCCTCCTTTATTAAGAGGGCGCATCTTTATCGCGTCTTTATCTTTCAAGTAAAGAGGTAATAACTTTTGATATACATTTGGGCGTGACTTCATATGCCTACAGGGCACGCCTACTGTCTTTTCTGCAAAAAAGGTTTTCTTTATCTTTCCCTTAATTTTAGGCATCAATTTATCAATTAGGCCCATTTGACCCGATCGTGACCTGAATAATATCtataccaaattttgggcataacaactaccccccaaattccatatgctaTTAAAAATGGGATTGCAATTTTATTCATCATATATCGAGAAATTTTTTTAACTTTGGATTTTAGAGAGGGCACGTCATTTGGATTCAAGACGGTTCAAAATGGTTCCCCTTCTTTTTCGGAATCATGATCAACATGATTGATTTGATTGACAGTTGTCACACACGTTACTCTTAACTATAAATATAAGTGAGAAGTCATAATTTTTCACCTTTCACTTTACTCTTTCATCTCTTTCCTTTTGAAGAACTCACACTTCCGGAAATTTCAAACAAGACCGCTCGGTTCTTCATCATTTTACAACTTTTTTCCGATCAACTTCTCAGGCAGTCAAAAAGGTACATGAATCCTTCCTCTTTTTAATATTTTGTTGAGTAATTAGTAATGCATGTAAAAAAAATTGTTCATCTTCTTGAACATAGGTGTTCTtgatatgtatgtatatgtgtatatatatatgcatatattcTACTTTTGCAATTTAGATCCGTAATCTTaggttttaaattttaaattcatgttCTTAGAATTTCAACCGTTATTCCAGAATAATTTACGCCCAATTTGGATCTAAGACGCACCTATTCACTCTTACGAGCAACAATCTCATCGTATCGCATAATTTGCCTAGGGCGCGCCGCTTGTTTTTGTTCATAATAACCATCTCTATATATTTTTAACATAGACGCGTCTCCTCTTTCTTTTTATTTCAGCATTTATGAATCGTAATAAAAATCCTCCGGGCGCGTCTTTTCTTAAGGCACGCCTTCCACTTTATCATTCTTTGtcttatttttcttctttttggaTGCGCCATCTACAATCATTTCCTTTTTATTTGACAGCTGGAAGACGAGGGCGCGTCTTCTCCTTTTCATCCGTTCAAGGATTTTTGTACCAATTTATGGATCTATTCCCCTCTAGCCATTTCCTTCAAGCCAGACTTTCCAGAGGCTCAAAGGACCTCCGAGTTTTTTGAACAAGAGGCACGCCTTTATCGAGAGTTTAAAGAAGGCGAGCTAATGGCGGACTCTTCGAATGATTCTTTGGAAAACATTCCTTTAGCTCGGAGGAAGGGTAAATAAAAGCTAGTTCAAAAGGAGAGATCACTAGATCCTATCGACACGGAAATAGATGATTGTCTTGAAGAGATTAATATGGATAGGTACAGAGGCACTGAGATTTGTGTCACTGTTGGGGCAGGACCATCCAAGGTTTCCTATACAGCAATTTCTCCAAAACTTTCTCCTCAACAATCACAAGATGTGTCTACATCTCCTAATTCTGAGGGCGCGCCTGATGAAGATTCTCCTAAACTTAAAGAAGAAGTGAACTTCTTTGATGAGGAAACCTACCAATTCTCAAATTCATCTGAACCCTATCCCGTTCCTTTTGAGCACTGAGAAGTTTCTGATAGTGAGGTAGATTTTGACTGGAGTAAATAAGAACCATGCACTGAAGCAGTGAAGAAACGCTTCAGGAAAGAACAAGGCAAGTTGTTCTGCGTTGGATTTTCTTCATCATGTTCAGATGAATAGCTAGAGTGGCTGGTGGACTTCTATGACATGGAAGGTAGATGGGCGCATCCTCTGAGCATGATGCGCCATCATATTTTTAACTATGGAAGAAATTTCAAAATTCCTAGAATGGTCACAAGCCCAAAGTTAGTCTCCCCGGGAGTGGGCGCGCCTCTTCATTTCTATCTGAGGGAAGTAATCGAATTATATGACCTGCAAACCTCTTCAATTATTCCCCAACAGCTACAAGCTTGTTTTGGCACTGTACATTATATACATGGATCTAGGGTTCCCTTCACCTACCAAGGAAGAAAGTTAGCCATTTTTTTCGTCTCAGAAAATCTGATCATGGCTACTACTATTTAGTGGTGGATAAGCAACACAATAAGAAAGGCTTTTCATTCGGTAAGGTTAGTCATGAGAAAGGATGGGAGGAGAACTTTTTCTACCTATATGATGTCCCCAGAATAAAAATACAGTTTAATAGACAACCAAGCAAGGGCACGCCCTATTTATTTCTATTTACTCttaattcttctttcttcttaTGTTGTTTCTTCCTTCTGCACCAGACAAGCCATCCGTGTGAAAGCTTGAGGGCACGCCCAAAGCCCGGGAAGAGGCTATACTTAGGATTGTTGTAGAGAGATGGAACCTGAAAATGCTTGTTACGGAGTCCAACTTAATATGAGTCGACATACTGTCCGATGTTGTTGGGACTAAATATAAGTACAAAATTCTGAAAAGGCGTCCCCGTCGCTCATGCTGTAGAAGTGGACAACGATGATGAGGAGGATGAAGAGCAAGATGACGATAGTACTACTAAGAACAAACCTCCATTAGGTTTGAATATCACTTGTACCTGTTGGGGCGCGCCTTCCCGTTAGGACGCGCCCTCTTTATACTTTATTTTTCTACCTTTTTTATTGCCTTAATTTATTACTTATTCATATATCGCATGTTATACTTTATTTGCCTTGTATTTGCATTTATCTCTTATTTCTGCATATCATTGAGTAAAAGTGCATCATAAAAACGCATTTGTTACTTCTTTAATAGTCATTTTACCCTGGATGGGCGCACCCTATACTCCAGGTGCGCCTTTTACTATTTGAAATGATACTTTTAATATATTTTATGCAGAAACGGCTCCTCCTAGAATTCCCAAGTCCTTTGGGGCGCGCCCTGGCGACAAGCCTAAGGTGCATGTATAGAAGAAAGATACTTTCAGAGCTCAAACCTCCACTCCAGCTCCTGCTCCCATTCTTCAAACCACTCATATTCCTAAAAGAACAGTGGTAGACCTAACCTAGGGCCAAGGAACGTCTAAAAAAGCTAGGACAGATGGCGCGCCTTCCAGCTCAAAATTTCTAGCGCTCAATCACCTCGGCCCTATGGCTTCCCTCTATGTGACGGATGAGGAAGTCAAAGAGTGGCAAGCTATGAGCTTAGAAGAATCCATCAAAGCCTCAGTCAAGGCATCCTACCAACTGTTCTACCACTCTACTCAATTTATGAACAGGCACTTGGAGGAGAGGGCACGCCTGGAGAGGCTAAAGAGTGATAACAACATTCTTCAGAATAACTTAAAAGACAAAGATCTTCTCCATATAAAGGACATTAAGGCCAGAGATTctcaaatcaccttactcaaGGGTGAAATAGAAAACCTTAACTCCCAGCTCGAGATTTCCAATAAAAGGATGAACTTCTTCATACCGAGATTGCGAAGGTGAAGCTAAGGATCCAATACCTTGAGTAATAGCAAAAAGATGGTCGGTTGGATGAGAAGAGAGAAATTATCGACGATGCTTTCGCTCATGGATTCTATTTCTATAGAGTCGGTTTCGTGGCAAATGATCGTGATTATTTTTTTGAGAAATTCGGTGAAGAGATGGTGGCGGAGATGGTGGCGGAGATGGTGGAGTTTAAGAAATAATATGCCGATGAAATCAGAGAAATGAGGGGGGAACTCGGGTAGAGGAAGACAAGGGCGTGCCTTTAAATGAAGACAAGGACGCGCCTAAAGTTGATCAGTCTGACCCTTCTTCAAATAATTCCTCCAAGTGAAGATGCACAGGGCGCGCCCTGAGCTTCTTTTAAATTTATTTGAACTTAATCTCTTAATACTTTGAGGTGCCAGCCCTCTTGTAATATTGAGCAAAGTTGTAAGACTAAGTATTCTGCTACTTTTTATTTGCTTTATGATAATCGTTTGGTATTGTCTTTTCTTGCATTTATCCTCACCAATTCCTTGCCTTTACTAAGTATATAAGGATGAAAACCTTTTCTTGCAAGCAAAAAATTCCTAAGTTGCAAATATATTGGGAGCTTCTACCATCAGGGCGCCCCCCTGTAATTTATCATCTTATACATAAGGAACGGATTGTAGGTAAACTTTTACTGAGGCCCGTCCTTTAACGAAAGCATTACCCACGTTTTCCAAAGCACATTTGTTTTTTCTGAGTTATTCCATTTTGCTTTTtaggaaaataaaatttacataaatTAAGCATTACCCAGGTGTTTCCTGTCACAGGGAGCGCCCGAAAGCTTTTATCCATGAGTCTATTTTATGGAACTACCCGAATAATTTTCATTAGTTAATTTATTTTAAGACGCTTCCACCCGTAGGGCGCTCCCTAAATTTTAGAAAGCGTCTCATGCGCATATCAACATTCCTTTTAAGTCAATAAATAGGGGGCACACCCTTTCATTTTTGTGCAATGATTCCCCCAAGAAATTATTATTAATCCCTCCATCCCATTTTAGTTGTCACATTTCCTTTAATAGAAGTCAAATTGACCAATTTTTGACCAAAGATTAAAcattactcttatattatttcaaaaaactaaaaaattatatattaaagtagattaaatctacttttcggtgatataatttttttattttgttcaattataaaCTATTAATAAACTTCGTTCAAACTTAAGTCAATTTGACCGGCACAAATCCAAATGTGACAACTAaaatgggatggagggagtaaAACACTTCCCTTATCAAGACATGCCTTGCCTTAAAAAATGGTAATATAGAACATAGTATAGTGGGCACGCCTTAGATGACTTAGGGCGTGTCCTCTATATTAAACAactttttccttttatttataatgcgctctagtgtgaaaattacaccagtcccatggctactatgctctgtgtgaaattaaaaaaaaattcttttagCTAATCCTAAAGTTCATAGCCATATATACTACCCCTAAGGCTAAGAAGAATTTATTTGCTACTAGTATATTACATAAAATCAATCATAGAATTGAGGGGGCCGAGGTCGTGCCCTAATAATAATACTTTCGCAAGTGTTCTGCATTCCAATATCGAAGAATAAGTTTGTCATCCAAATCCTCCAAGCGATAAGTTCCTTTCCAAAGTATGGATTTGACTCTTTACGGTCCTTCCTAATTAGCTCTAAGCACGCCATGCTGGACTATTTTGGTATTCAACATGATCTGTCATAAAACATGATCTCCCACCTTATAGGGCACAGACTTCACTTTCTTGTTAAAAAACTTGCAATCCTCTACTGATATGCAACAAGTTTCAACTGGAAATTCATTTTAGCTTCATCCAGCAAATCCAAGTGGAGCCTTTGATTAAACTTTGCATCTTCCTCAATGAAAAAATTCCTTCGTAATGATCCAGCTCCCACTTCCACAGGAATCATAGCCTCATACCCGTAGGTTAGCATAAAAGGGGACTCGCTAGCAGTTGACCTTGGAGTTGTATTATAAGACCAAAAAACTATGGGTAGCTGCTCTGGCCAATCTCCTTTCTTTTCTTCCAACTTAGCCTTTAGAGTGTGTTTAGTGATCTTATTTATGGCCTCAGTCTGGCCATTACTCTATGGATGATAGACAACAATGAAATCCTTCTTGATGTGCAAGTCTTCGTAAAGCTTCTTTAATTCTTTGCCGTCAAATTGCTTCCCATTGTCAGATATGAGCTTGTATAGAACACAAAATCTGCAGACTATGGAATTAAAACAAAATCTTTGATTTTCTTAGTCGTAATCGTGGCCAATGGCATAGCTTCCGCCCACTTTGTAAAATAATCAACAACTACCACAAAATATTTCACACCCCCTTTGGCCTTGGGAAGTTCCCTAATGAGGTCAATTACCCACATAGTGAAAGGCCAAGGACTTGACAATAACGTTATGGATGTTGTCGGGGTGTTAGAATAATTACAAATCATTGGCAATGATCACACGCCCTAACAAACTTGAAAGCATCTTCTTTCATGGTCGGCCAATAATATCCTTGTCTAATGACTTTTAATGCCAACGAACCACCCCTCAAGTGGTTGccataaataccttcatgcacttccctGAGAATATAATATCCCTCTTCTATGTCTACACATCGCAGAAATGGATGGTTAAACCCTCTTTTATACAGCACCCCATCATATTCAACATACTTCGCAGCCTGATAATGAAGGCGTCGAGCCTGTAGTTTGTTTTTCGGCAAAGACCCAGCACAGATATAATTATGAATCACGGTCATCCAAGTCTCCTGCTAGATCCCTTGCATCTGAAATACGCTTATCTCTGGGATACTTGGAATTTCCTGAATTCCCAAGGGAATTTGTCCTAGCAACACGCTGTCCATTAGCGAATCCATTTTTTCCAAGGCATCCGCATTGCCGTTCTCTTCTCTTGGCATGCCTTTCAGCTTGGAGTTACCAAATCTTTGGAGTAGGTGCTGCACACATCTCATGTATAACTCAGTTCAAGGTTCTCGGGCTTGGAACCCTCCATTAACTTGATTTACTAACAACTCCGAGTCACTCTGCGCTATCAAATTCACAACTCCCACCTCCAAAGATATATTCAAACCATtgatcagggcttcatactcagcatcattgttggtgACATAAAACTTGAAGTGAATGGTAGTCATCAAATGATGTCCCTCTGGGGTAATCAAAGAAATCTCAACTCCTACTCCGTTATTATTGATAGCCCCATCGACATGTAGAATCTACCAAGGGTGTGGGAACTCTTCTCTCACTTTGTCAAAGGCATTCCCCTGTGAGGAAGGTTCTGCCAATACTATAGCCTTCTCATCTACCTCGGAATCAAACTCAAGTATGAAGTCATCCAATGCCTGTCCCTTAATACTTAGCATTCTTACTGACGACTCTGGCTTATGTAAAATGTTCCTTAAGGGATAAGTGGTGCGGACCTCTATCCGATGAGCTTGGAAGTATGGCCTTAATTTTCGTGCCGCAAGGACGAAGGAATATACTAACTTTTCCATGCTGGTGTATCTAGTCTCTACATCCATCACTCTCTTACTTACATAGTACACCAGTGATTGGAGACCCTTTTCCTCTCTTACCAACACTGCACTGATGGAATATTATGAGACCGCCAAGTAGAGAATCAATATTTCCCCCATCCTCTGGCTTTGCCAACATAGGAGGATTCCCCAATTGCTTTTTGATTTTCTAAAAATCTTCCTCACATTCCGAGGTCCATATGAAATCTTTTCCCATTTCTTTTATTGCCTTAAAAACTTCCTTGCATCTGTCTGAATATTTTGAAACAAATCGATTCAATGTTGCAATTCTCCTCGTCAAACTCTGTACCTGCTTGATGCTGGTGGGATATTTCATGTCTACAAGAGCTTTGATTTTCACGGGATTTGCTTCGATTCCTCGATGGTTTACCATGAATCCAAAGAACTTCCCTGACTCCACGCCAAATATATATTTCTGAGGATTCGACTTCATTCTATACTTTCTCAGAATATGGAACATTTCAGCCAAATCTGCTATATGATCCTCCGCTCTCTTGGATTTCACcaacatatcatccacatatacctCCATCGTTTTCCCGATTTGCCTCTTAAATATCCtatttaccaacctttggtaAGTTTCCCTGACATTGATTAGACCAAATGGCATCCCGATGTAACAATAGAGACCCCATATTGGTGATGAAATATGGGTGCTCTTGGCCAGGTTTATACATGGGAATATGATTATAATCAGAATATGCGTCCATGAAACTCAGCAAAACATGTCATGATGTGGCATCAACCAACTGATTAATCCTTGGAAAAGGGAA
It contains:
- the LOC141719038 gene encoding uncharacterized protein LOC141719038, with product MDVETRYTSMEKLVYSFVLAARKLRPYFQAHRIEVRTTYPLRNILHKPESSVRMLSIKGQALDDFILEFDSEVDEKAIVLAEPSSQGNAFDKHLLQRFGNSKLKGMPREENGNADALEKMDSLMDSVLLGQIPLGIQEIPSIPEISARRLHYQAAKYVEYDGVLYKRGFNHPFLRCVDIEEGYYILREVHEGIYGNHLRGGSLALKVIRQGYYWPTMKEDAFKFVRACDHCQ